The Haloplanus sp. CK5-1 genome segment CGATCGGGCGGTACCATCACAGTCGAGGAGAATTCGCCAGCCGGCAACATCGTCGGAATAGAACTGTCACGGTGACAGTTCCGCCCGGATTCGGGCAGTATGCCCCGCTGAAACCCTATTTCCCCGACATAATCTGAGAATACAACCAGTTGACGCTACTCGGGTTATTCCCCCGAACGGGACCCGCGTCGCTAATATCGACGAAGTTCTCACCGAGGACGCGCTTTACCGCTAAGCTACCCAGGCACGCCTACATCGGTTGGCCGGAGTCGTTTTTTGACGTTTCGATTACGGGTCGGCGGCGGGCGAGGCGGCGTCGTTTCCGGCGAGCGTGAGGATGCGGTCGGCGGTGGTCTCGGTGAGCGACCCGGCCGGCGGCAGGTCGTCATCGCCCTCGCGGGCCAGTCTCGCCGCGTACGCGAGGAGGTCGTCGCCGGGGTCGACGCCCGCGGCGGTCGTGCCGGCGGCGACGGCGAGGGCCAACACGTCGGCTTCGAGGTTCCGGTCGATCGCCGAGCGATCGGCATCGCTCTCCCGACGGAGCGTCTGGTCCCGGCCGAACGACCGCACCACCCCGACGGCGCGTTCGGCCGTTTCCGTCCGTGCGAGGATGTAGAACCCGCGGGAGACGAACACGTCGGCGGCGAGGATGGCGAGGTCGGCCCGCTCCGCGGCGTCGTCGCCCTCCCTCCAGGGTTCGTCGTGGGCGAGTGATCGGGTGAGTCGCAGCCCCTCGTAGATGAGTTGGACGCCGGCACCGCGTCTGGCCACGCTGTCGACGTCGACTGCGACGTCGAACGCGTCGGCGCTCATCAGTGTGAGCACGCTGGGGGTCATCGAGGCGTCGTCGATCCGGTCCTGAAGCAACTCGCCGAGCCGTTCGGGCTCGATATCGGCGAGCGCGTCACGGGCAGCACGCCGGGCCCGCACGGCGTTGTCCATCGCCAACCGGTAGCGGTGCGAGAGGCAAAGACCTTTGGAAACGGCACCCGGGACGGCGGCTACAGGTAGAGGGACTCGGGCGTCGGCGGCACCGACCGCTTGTGTGCGCTCCGCTCGTACAGGTCGACCACGCGCTCGACCTCGTCGGCGCTCACGTCCAACTGGCGGATCGTCGCCGCCCGCGAGAGTGGGCCATCGACGTGGAGCGCGAGGATGGCGTCGAGCGTGTCGTAGTCCAGTCCCATCTCCTCCTCGTCGGTCTGCCCCGTCCACATCTCCGCCGACGGCGTCTTGGTCACGAGGTCCTCGTCGATGCCGACGTGGGCGGCGAGCTGTCGCACCTGCTGTTTGTAGAGGTTGCCGATCGGGTGGCAGTCGACGGCTCCATCGCCGTACTTCGTGAAATAGCCCGTGAGCGCCTCGCTCCGGTTGCCCGTCCCGAGGACGACCCGATCCTCGGCGTTGGCGACGAAGTAGTTGAGGACGGCCCGGATCCGGACCCGGACGTTGCCCGCGGCGGTCCGGAGCGGATCGGTCTCGATGCGGTCGCTCGTGTCGCCGGGGAACGCCTCGACGAAGGCGTCGTAGATCGCCCCGATATCGATCACGTCGTACTCGATGCCGAGGTCGCGGGCCACACGTTCGGCGTCGCTCATGTTGTCCGCCGTGTTCACCTCGCTCGGCATCACGAGGCCGTGGACGCCGTCGGCTCCGAGTGCTTCGACCGCGAGGTGGGCGGTGAGCGTGCTGTCGATGCCACCGGAGAGGCCGAGGACGGCACCCTCGGCCCCCGCATCGTCGACGATATCCTCGACGAACGCGACGAGGTGGTCGCGAGTCGCCTCCAGTTCCGCCTCCGAGAGACGGAGGTCGAGCGGGGCCGACTCCTCCAGAACGACGGATTCGTGACTCATCGGGTGCCTGTACGGATGCCAGTTTGAAATACTCTCCCGTCGGACCGATCGAGTGAACGAGCGTCGACGGTCGTCGGCGAAAACCGACGAAATGCGGGAGCGATCGTGACCGACGGACGTCCCGAAGCGGACGGCGGACGCGCTCGTTCGACGAAACGCTACGTTCAAGTGGGGAGCGACAGAAGCGACGTACACGAGCGCCGTTGGTCCAGTGGTAGGACAGTGGCTTCCCAAGCCACTAGCCCGGGTTCAATTCCCGGACGGCGCACTCCTTTCCGTCGTTTGTCGTCCGACGTCCCGTTCGTTTCCCTCACGGGACTCCCGGACGGCGCACTCCTTTCCGTCGTTTGTCGTCCGACGTCCCGTTCGTTTCCCTCACGGGACTCCCGGACGGCGCACTCCTTTCCGTCGTTTGTCGTCCGACGTCCCGTTCGTTTCCCTCACGGGACTCCCGGACGGCGCACTCCTTTCCGTCGTTTGTCGTCCGACGTCCCGTTCGTTTCCCTCACGGGACTCCCGGACGGCGCACTCCTTTCCGTCGTTTGTCGTCCGACGTCCCGTTCGTTTCCCTCACGGGACTCCCGGACGGCGCACTCCTTTCCGTCGTTTGTCGTCCGACGTCCCGTTCGTTTCCCTCACGGGACTCCCGGACGGCGCACTCCTTTCCGTCGTTTGTCGTCCGACGTCCCGTTCGTTTCCCTCACGGGACTCCCGGACGGCGCACTCCTTTCCGTCGTTTGTCGTTCCATCACGGCTGTTCGTCGTCGACGACGTCCCGAAGTCGAGCGGTCGCGTCGGCGTCGAACCGCAGGACACGACGCCACCACGGTCCCTTCCCCGAATCTTCCGAGAGATCGGTCACGAGCGACCCCGCCGTCGCCCCCGACGACGGCGCGCTCAGGGGGACTGCCCGGTCGAGGCGTCGGGACCGCTCGCCGCCGGCCACCAACACCCTCGCGTCGAACGCCTCGCGTTTGACGTGAGCGTTGCTCGCGAACCGCCCGCGCTCGGCGGCGTCGAGCGACCGGTACGCCTCGCCGGTGATCGCTCGCTCGACGCGGAACTCCCCGATCAGGTACGCCCCCCACTCCGGCGGGAATTGGGGGTTCTCGGCGGGGTCGCCCCGGAGCGAGAGCGTGGCGTAAAAGAAGAGGGAGTCGCTGGGGTCGAGCGCCGACAGCGGCCCGGCCTTCACGCCGTGTTCGTCGCCGTAGGTGTAGTCGGTCGACCCGTGGACGCCCGCGAACTCGGGGTCGAGGTGGACCCGGCGGTCGGCCACCTCGGAGACGTCGACGTCGAGCGGAAAGGAGAGGTCGGCGTACGTCGGCACGGCGTCCGCGGTCGGTTCGCGCTCGGGGATGGGCACGTACGCGAACCGGCCGTCCGGACGGACCGGCCCGCGAAAGCCCGGGAGAGTGGTGTTCGCTCCGACGTTGATGGCGACGGCTCGGGCCACGTCGTCAGGCGGGGACGAACCGGACGACGCGGTCGTCGCCCTCCACCGGCGCACCCCGGCCGTCGCGGTTGCTCGTTACGGCGTGGAGGTGGCCCTCCGGCCCCGTGAAGACCGTCCGAATCCGGCCGAACTCGCCCTCGAAGCGGCGCTCCTCCTCGAGTACTTCGGGAGCGGCGGCGTCGCCATCCAACCGGACGCGGTGGAGGTGTTCGGCGGCGAGCGTCCCGAAGAGGAGGTCGCCCCGCCAGGCCTCGATTGGGCCGTCGTACACCGCGGCGCTCGCGGGCGCGATGGTCGGCGTGTAACTCGCGACCGGATCCGTGAAGCGGTCGTCGTCGCTCGGACCGGTCACCGCGGGCCACCCGTAGTTCTCCCCCGCCCGCAGGACGTTGATCTCGTCGCCGACCTGCGGGCCGTGTTCCGTGCTGTACAGTTCATCCTCCCGGACGACGAGTCCCTGCGGGTTTCGGTGGCCGTAACTGAACACCGGCGAGTCGAACGGGTTGTCCGGGTGGGGGTCGCCGTCGAACGTCACCCGGAGCACCGACCCGGCGAGGACGTCGGGATCCTGACCGTTCGCCTCGACCGCCGCGTCGCCACAGGTCACGTAGAGCGCGCCGTCGTGAGCGAGCAGTCGCCCGCCGTCGTGGATCGGTGCGCCGGGGATCCCCGAGAGGATGGGTTCGCCCGCCCAGCCGTCGTCGAGATCGTGACGCACGAGGCGGTTCGCCGTGTTCCCGTCCCCGTCATCGTAGGTCTGGTGTGTGTACGCGTACGGCTCCTCGGGGTGGAAGGCGAGCCCGAGCAAGCCGCCCTCGCCGACGTGTTCGACACCCGACACCGCGTCGACGACGGGATCGACAGCCCCACCGTCGAGGCGGACGATCCGTCCCGGTCGCTCGGTGAGATACAGCGTCCCGTCGCGGTAGGCCGCGCCCCACGGAATCTCCAGTCCAGTGGCGAGCGTCTCGGCGAGAACGTCGCCGTCGGTGGCCGTGGCGGCGGCTTCGCCCGTCCCGTCGTCGCCGTCGGTCGACGATACGGCGGTCGGGTCGTCGGACGTGCCCCACCCGTCCGGCGGCCGACCGGCACACCCCCCGACCGCCGCCGCGCCGATGGTCGCCAGATAGCGTCGTCGATCCATACGCGACCGACGGCCCCGAGCGTGAAAAGCGGCCGGCTAGTTCGGGTTCGGGGGCGTCCGATCCCGCTGGAACTCGTCGAAGACGTCGAGGTTGTCGGGGAGGTCGTACTCGATGCGGCGGTCCTCCCGGCGGTTCTCCCCGCCGGCGTCGAGGGGGTCGGCGACCTCTTCCCACCCCGGCTTGACGCGGACGCTCTTCGCCGGCATCCCGACGGCGACGTGGTGAGCGGGCACGTCGCCCTGCACTACCGCCCGCGCGCCGACGACGGTGTTCTCGCCGACCTTCGACCCCGCGCTCACCATCGCGTCGTACGTGACACGGGCGTCGTCCTCGATCACCGTGTGGTAGTTCCGCACCTCGGTCTGATCGACGACGTCGTGGTCGTGGCTGTAGACGTGGACGCCGTCGGAGATGGAGACGCGGTCCCCGACGGTGAGTCGCCCGCGGTCGTCGAGGTGGACGTCGTCGTGGACGACGACGTTGTCGCCGACGGAGATGTTGTGGCCGTACGTGAACGAGATTCCCTTGAAGAAGCGACAGCCCTCGCCACACTCCTCGAAGAGGTGGTTCGCGAGCATCCGCCGGAACTGGAGCGCGAACTCGACGTTGTCGGCCATTGGCGTGGCGTCGAACTGCCGCCACAGCCACTGGAGGTACTTCGACTCCTGGAACAGGTCTTCGTCTTTCTCGGCGTAGTACTCGCTCTCCAGCGTGGCGTTACAGGGGTCGTACCCCTGGAGCCGGACCCGTTCGGCGGGCGACACCGACTCGCCGTCCTCCCACCGCTCGTACGCCTCGCGGTCCCCGAACAGGTCGACCAACACGTCCTGTACGACCCGGCACGTGTCTTCCTCGGAGGAGAGTCGCTCGTCGACGTAGTCGATGAACTCCCCGACGCCTGCGGTGGCCTCGGCGGGGAGCGAGACGTGTCGCTTCGTCATTTCACCCGTCGTAAGCAACGGGTGTTCAAAGGGGTTCGGGTGTGCGCGTCGCGCGCGAGGACGACTGGCATCCCGTCCACGGGCGGGCCGAGTCAGGCGAGCCGGTACAGCGACGGACCGGCGGTGACGAACACCCGCTCGTCGACGAGCGCCAGACCGCCGGGTCCGTGGTCGACGCCGTGGGTCCAGAGCACGTCCCCCGTCTCGGTGTCGTACGCACGGACCACGCCGCCTCCATCCCCTCGCCGCTCGCCGGCGACGACGAGCGTGTCGCCGCCGACGACCGGCCCGAAGGCACCGAACTCGACCGCGTCGCCCCAGCGGGTCTCGCCCGTCGAGAGGTCGAGGGCGACCACGTGTCCCGAGCCGTCGCCGTGGTCCACCGTCACGTACCCGCGGTCGCCGACGACGGCGGGCGTGGAGACGTCGGCACCGAGGTCACGAGGATCCCACAGGCGGTCGCCCGTGTCGGCGTCGAGGGCGACGACCGCCCCACCGTCCTCCGCGTAGCTCCCGATCACGAGTCGGCCGTCGGCGACCGCCGGCCGGTGCGGGAAGCCGTCGACCGGCCCGGCGCTCCAGACCCGCTCCGGTCCGGGCTCGAGACGGCGGTCGAGTCCCCGACGCCCCGAGTAGGCGACCGTCCCCGCGAGCGGCGCGTCCGCGGCGTACAGCCGTCCCTCCGCGAGGGTGGGCAACGAGCCGTCGACGTCCCAGTCTCGTCCGGCCCTGTCGACGGCCTGGAGCGTCCCGTTCGCGACGCCGACGTACACTTCGCTCGCACCGACGACGATGGCCGTCGGGTCGCTCCCGCCGCCCTCGACGCCCAGTGGGACGCGGGAGCGTTCGCGCAGGCCGTCGGCACCGTGGTCGACGACCGCCGGCTCCGGGGCCGGTCGAACCGTGTGGAGGCGACCGTCCGGGCCGAACCCGGCGAGGGCGGCCGGACCGACGGGGACGGACCCCTCGCTGCCGGTGCGAGGGTACGCCGCGGCCCCCGTCCCGGAGACGACGACGTGGTCGGGCCCGACGACCGGGTCGAGGCGTGGCCGTCGTCCCGGATCCAGGACGGACGCGATTTCGTTTGCAGTCGGCGGCCGGCGCGGCGGCGATGCGTTCGGGTTGTGGGCGGTGCCCTCGGGGTCGTACCGGCGGAGCGGCCACGTCCCCGACTCCGGGGTCCACGACTCGAAGGTGGCGCTCGCTGCGCCGCGGTGCAGGCGGTAGGTGCCGTACGTGCCGGCAGCGGCGGCGATTCCACCGAGGAGATGACGGCGCGTGATGGAGGGCATCGGTCGATCGTCTCCGCCCACGATCAAAAGCGGCGGTGGTTTCGAGGGGCCCGACCGGGAGTCGACGACCTACGCCAGGAAGACGTGTCGCGGCCGGTCGGCGAGCACGTCACGCCCCCACGAGACGGTGTCGGCGAACTCGTCGGAGCGGAAAAAGCCCATGGCGTCCTCCTGGGAGCGCCACTGGCTGGCGATGAACATGTCGTTCTCGTCCTCGACGTTGATCATCAGGTCCGTCTCGCCGTGACCCTCCATGTCCGCGAGCAGTCCACCGACCGTCTCGAACTTCTCGACGAAGTCCTCCTGGTGGTCGGGCTTGACCGTGTAGAACATCCCCATCGTCCCGAAGCCGGACTCCTCGCCGGCCCTGTTGACGATGTCCGGGAGTTCCGAGAGGAAGCCCGCGGCGGTGTCCGCCGCGCTCGCGGTGTCCCAGATGCTCACGACCGCCCGCCGGTCCCGGTCGAGGGCGTCGTACACTGCGGTCTTGACGTGCGTGTCGTAGTGGTCGAAGTTCGATCGGAGACCGTCGACCTCCTCGAACAACCCGTCGGCGTCGGCCTCGGAGTAGAGCACCGTCGCGTACACGTCCTCGCCGTGGGGCTTGCCGGCGTAGATGTCTAGGTCTTCGAGTTCGCCGCGGATGTCGTCCTCCTCGTCCCCGCCATCGTCGCCGTGAGTGTGGTCGCCGCCGTGGTGACCGCCATCGTCGCCGTGAGCGTGGTCGCCGCCGTGGTGACCGCCATCGTCGCCGTGAGCGTGGTCGCCGCCGTGGTGGCTACCACTCTCGCCGTGGGCGTGGCCGTGACCGTCGTCGTCGGCCGCCTCGGCCGGGACCGTCTCGCCCGCAAGGAACGCGGGCAGGTCCTCGGGCGGGAACCGGCGGCCCACGTAGAAGGGGCCGAACTCGCTGTAGCGGGCGCTGGCCTCGTCGTAGCGCATCTCGTAGACGATATCTTTCAGGTCGGTCGGGTCGTCGGCGAAGAGGGTGACGCCCCACTCCCAGTCGTCGAGGCCGACCGAGGAGGCGACGATCTGTTTCACCCGACCGCCGAACTCGCGGCCGTGTTCGCCGTGTTCCTCCATCATCTCTCGGCGGCGCTCGAAGGGCAGGTCGTACCAGTTGTCCTGTTCGCCCCGTTTGCGACTCATCGGGTAGAAACTCGCGTACGTGTCCGACGGCACGTCGGGTTCGAGTTTCCCCTCGATGTACCGCCGCAGCCCCGTGTCGACTTCCTCCTCGTCGTCGGCGAAGTAGGCGTCGGAGACGTAGCCGCTCACCTCGGTGACGGAGACGTAGGAGGTGGACTGCTCGGTGAACGCACCGAGCGCCGTGCGGTCGAACCGGCGTTCGGCCGTCGAGAGGGCGTCGAGCGTCGGCCGCAGGTGGACGATCATCAGGTCGGCCTTGTGGCCGAGGGTCGAGAACACGGCCGAGGCGCCGTCGTCGGCGTCGGCGACCGCCTCGTGGCGCTCGAAGTAGTCGATACCCTCCTCGATCGCTGCGTCCCGCTCCCGTTCGGGGGCGTCGCGCCACGACGCCCAGTCGATCCGACGGAAGTCGTGCAGTACGTACCAGCCTTCGTCCGTCTGGGGTGGCTCGCGCATGGTCGTCGATTAGGGCCGGTGCGGTATGGGAGTTGCGTGTCTTCCCGCGCCGTGGGGCGCGGCGGTATCGACCGATCAGTCGTCGCTCGGTGTCCCCACCTCGTCGCGGTCCTCGACGCGGAGGCCGCTCGCCCCAGTCGCGTCCTCGAACTCCTGTTTGACCGTCTCCGGCGGTTCACCCGTCGCCAGACTCGCGACGACGATGGCGATGCTGGCGAAGACGAATCCGGGGATGAGTTCGTAGACGACGCCGATGTCGAAGAACAGCCAGGCGGCGACGGTCACCATCCCGACGATCATCCCGGCGTACGCACCCCACTTGTTGAGGCGTTTCCAGTACAGCGCCGCGATGAGCAGCGGGCCGAAAGACGCCCCGATCCCGGCCCAGCCCCCGAGGATCACGGTAAACACCACGCCCGAGGGTTGGGCCAGCGCGATCGCGCCGACGACGATGACCGCCATGACGGCGCGGGACACCCAGAGTGTCTTCCGGTCGCTTGCGTCCGGGTCGACGAACCGCTTGTAGAGGTTGTAGGAGACGGCGTTGGTCGCGACGAGGAACTTCGAGTCGCTCGTCGACATCATGCCGGCGATGGCGCCGGCCATGAGGATGCCGACCAGCCACCCCGGGAGCAGTTCCTGGGCGAGTAGCGGCATCACCTGATCCGTGTTCTCGATGGCGCCGACGTACGCCCCGGCCGCCCAGCCGAGGAAGATGGCACCGTAGGTCGCGAAGATGACCCACACCATCCCGATGAGCGACGCCCGCCGGAGGTTCCGGTGGTCGTCGATACTCATGTAGCGGACCGTGATGTGGGGCTGGCCCGGGTAACCAAAGCCGATGCCGAGCGTCCCCGCGAGGAAGCCGACCAGCGCCATGAATCCGGTGCTGCCGCCGAACACGCCGGGGGCCGCGCCCGACACTCCCTGCAGTTCGGTCAGGCCGCCGGCGACGCTCCCGACGCCCAAGAAGCCGATCACGGGCAGGAGAACGACCGCGACGACCATCACGACCCCCTGCAGGACGTCGGTGTACGAGACGGCGATGAACCCACCGACGAGCGTGTAGACCAACACGAGTGCGCCGCCGATGAGGACGCCGGTGAAGAAGTCGTAGCCGAAGACGGCGTTCAGTATCTTCCCCGATCCGATGAACTCGCCGGACGTCGAGATGGTGTAGAACAGCACCAGCGACACCGAGCCGACGAGTTTGATGACGCCGTAGTCGTCACGGACGCGCTCTTCGAGGAAGTCAAGGACCGTCATGCTCCCGAGGAGGCCGCTGTAGCGGCGCATTCGCTTGCTCAGGAAGAACCAGTTGAACGCCGTCCCGCAGATGACACCGATCCCGATCCAGACCGCGGAGAACCCCATCGCGTAGGCCGTCGCCGGCAGGCCGACGAGCAACCAGATGCTCATGTCGGAGGCTTGGGCGCTCAGGCCGACGACCCAGTCTTTCATCCCGCGACCGCCGAGCGCGAAGTCCTCGAACGTCTTGGTGGCGACGTAGCCGAAGATTCCGATACCGAACACGACGACGAGATACAGCGCGAACGTGACCGTCGAGGCGGCGACCATCAGCGGTCACCTCCCGTCGACGAGCGCTCGGAGTCGTCCGCACGTTCCTCTCCCCGTTCGTCCGCTTCTTTCCCCCATCGGACGTAGTAGCCGACGGTGACGAGCAACATCGCGATCGGTGGCCCCCACAACACGACCTGTTCGATTTCCGAGAGTGCCATACGTGGGGTTGTTTCACATGGTCAGTTATATTTTGGCCCCGCACGCGGCGTCGTGTTCAGATAAGGGAGCTGCTGGTGAAGACACCTCGAAAGCCCCTTTCAGTCCCGCTCGCATCGGCTGGCCAACCGGCTGACACAGGGCGGGACTGAAAGGGGCGCTTCGCTGGAGGAAGGCGGGCGAGGCAAGCACGCGACCGTCGGGAGCGCGCGCAGCGAGCCCCCCGACTCCAGCGAAGCGGGGCTTTCGAGGTGGTTCCAAGTCCGATCTACCGCATACGGCTCTACCGGTACTCCTCCGAGGCGTGTGGGCTACGACTAGTTTTTTCGCCTGGAGACCAACAATCTCGCACACCGATGACGACGTACCCAGACTACTTCGCGACCCACGAACACACCGAGGGCTACTTCGACGTCGACGACTACGAACTGTACTACCGGAAGTTCGGCGACGGCGACGACGTTCTCGTGGGCGTCCACGGCGGCCCCGGCATGCCCCACGACTACCTCGCTCCCCTCGTCCGACACGCCGGCGACGACCTGACCGTCTACCTCTACGACCAGTTCGGGGTCGGCCGGTCCGACACGCCCGCACCCGGCGACTTCGACCGCTACACGGTCGAACACTACCGCGACGAACTCGACGCGGTCCGTCGGGCGATCGACCCCGACGGCTCGTTCGCCGTCTACGGCCAGTCGTGGGGGGGAATGCTCGCTCAGGAGTACGCCCTCGAGTACGGCGACACCCTCGACGCCCTGATCCTCGCGAACACCCTGGCCGACACCCGGACCGCCTACGAGTCGATGCGAGGCGTCCTCGACGAACTCCCGGAGGCCGACCGGGACACCATCGAGGACTGCGAGCGCAGACGGGCGTACGACGCCCCGGAGTACGAGGCCGCCCTCAACGGTGCCTACCGCGAGCACGTCTGCCGGACCGAGGAGTACCCCGCTCCGGTCCAGTCGACGTTCGAACGGATCAGCCTCGACGTGTACGGTCTCATGTGGGGCCCCAACGAGTACGTCCTCCTCGACACGGCCCGCCTCCGAAACTGGGACGTCCGTGACCGACTGAGCGAGGTCGGGACGTCGACGCTCGTCCTCTCGGGCGAACACGACGAGATCGACCCCTCGATCGCCCGCGACATCGCTGACCGCCTCCCCGACGCCGAACTCCACGTCTTCGAGGGGGGGAGCCACATGCCCTTCTGGGAGACCCCCGACGCCCACTACGACGTCGTCGAGTCGTTCCTCGCGGACGCGCTGGAGCGATAAGACCGACGCCGTCGGCTCCCGGCGGATCGGCTCACGACAGCAACTGCGGTCCGAAGATCATCAGGAGCAGCGACGCGAGCATCGTCAGGCCGATGCCCGTGGTGATCGTCCGAACCAGTCGCTCGCCGTCGCCGACCGGGAGCCGCGACACCACCGCCTCGGCACACATCCGGAGGATACGCCCCCCGTCGAGCGGGTAGCCTGGGATGCAGTTGAACAGGCCGAGTTGGAGGTTCACCCACGCGGCCCAGAAGAGGACGTTCGCGAGGATGAACACGCCATCACCGAGGGGAGCGAGCGTCCCTTCGACGACGTAGAACTCCGTCACCGACGGGGTGAAGCCGGGGAAGTTCGGGATGCCGAGCACCAGCGAGGCCAGCGGCAACACGAGCGCGACGTAGACGAGGGTGAACGGCGAGTCCGTCAGCCCGGACAGCGGCGAGGCGGCGTCCCCCCCGCCAGACCCGCCGAGCAGTTCGAGGTAAGTGCCGGCCGGGTACTCCCGGATGCCGAAGTCGGTGACGAGGAGGCCGCTCGTCCCGGGGAAGATGTCGACGCCGAGGAAACCGTTGCCGTCCCGCGGGTTCTCGCCGAGGACCACGTCGTACGTCTCCGACTCGCCGTCGACGTGGGCGTCGACCTCGACCCGGTCACCCGGGCCGTAGTCGTCCAAGACTCGGGACAGGTCGGCCGAGGAGGTGACCCGCTGGCCGCCGATACCGGTGACTATCAGGCTCCCGTTCGTCGGCGCGCTGGCGTTGGCCAGCGGCCCGCCGTCGGCGACGCGCGTGACGTACGCCCCGACGGGGACGACCCGGTCGCCCTCGCTCGTCTCGATCCGCGCGAACGTGCGGTTCGCGGTCGCGTCCCGGAACTCGCCGCGGGTGTTCACGGCAGTCCCGTTGACCGCGGTGACGCGGATCGGGTCGTCGCCGCCCTCGACCGAGAGGTTCGCGGGGTTGCCGCCGACGCTCCCGACGACCGCCAGCGACCGCTCGACCCGAACCGTCCGCTCGCCGTCGACCTCGACCTCGACGGTCCGATCCTCGGCCGCGAGCAAGGCGTCGTCGAGGTCACGCTCCGTCCGCACCTCCGTTCCGGCGACGGCCGTGATGCGGTCGCCGTGTTCGATCCCCGCCGTCGACGCGGGTGACCCTTCGTAGGCTCCGTCGACGGCGACGCCGGGCGCGACGCCGATGGCGCCGACCACGGGCCCGAAGAGGAGGGCAAAGGCCACGGCCGTCAGGACGAAGTTGTTGGTGACGCCGGCCGCGAACATCCGGGTTCGCGCGCCGCGGTTGGCCTCTCTCTGGCTCTCCTCGTCGGGTTCGACGAACGCCCCCAGCGGGACGAACGCCAGGAGGACGACACCCATGGACTCGATGTCGATGTCCTCGACCCGGCAGAGCAGGCCGTGGCCCCCCTCGTGGACCACCAGCCCGATCAGGAGGCCGAAGACGATCTCCGGCGCGACGGCGAGTGGGAGGAAGTCGTTGACGCCGGGGACGACCAGGAAGTTCTGGGGTTGGTTGACGGCCGAGGGCGACGGCGGGTTCCGGAGGATCGCCAGCGCCTGAACCAACAGGAGGACGAACATGCCGGCCATGATGACCAGGGCGACGCCGACGCCGATGTTGCTGTACGCCCGCCAGAACCGTTTCGGCTCCGCGAGGCGGGTGAGCAGCGCCCGCCCGCGCCGGGTGTGGATCGTCGCTATCGGCCCCTGAAGGCGCACGGCGTCCGGGAGGTAGCCGCGGATCTGGAGCGCCTTCGCGACGAGGGAGTAGACGAGAACGCCGACGAGGACCCACAGCAGCGTGTTCATC includes the following:
- a CDS encoding proline iminopeptidase-family hydrolase, giving the protein MTTYPDYFATHEHTEGYFDVDDYELYYRKFGDGDDVLVGVHGGPGMPHDYLAPLVRHAGDDLTVYLYDQFGVGRSDTPAPGDFDRYTVEHYRDELDAVRRAIDPDGSFAVYGQSWGGMLAQEYALEYGDTLDALILANTLADTRTAYESMRGVLDELPEADRDTIEDCERRRAYDAPEYEAALNGAYREHVCRTEEYPAPVQSTFERISLDVYGLMWGPNEYVLLDTARLRNWDVRDRLSEVGTSTLVLSGEHDEIDPSIARDIADRLPDAELHVFEGGSHMPFWETPDAHYDVVESFLADALER
- a CDS encoding site-2 protease family protein, with protein sequence MNTLLWVLVGVLVYSLVAKALQIRGYLPDAVRLQGPIATIHTRRGRALLTRLAEPKRFWRAYSNIGVGVALVIMAGMFVLLLVQALAILRNPPSPSAVNQPQNFLVVPGVNDFLPLAVAPEIVFGLLIGLVVHEGGHGLLCRVEDIDIESMGVVLLAFVPLGAFVEPDEESQREANRGARTRMFAAGVTNNFVLTAVAFALLFGPVVGAIGVAPGVAVDGAYEGSPASTAGIEHGDRITAVAGTEVRTERDLDDALLAAEDRTVEVEVDGERTVRVERSLAVVGSVGGNPANLSVEGGDDPIRVTAVNGTAVNTRGEFRDATANRTFARIETSEGDRVVPVGAYVTRVADGGPLANASAPTNGSLIVTGIGGQRVTSSADLSRVLDDYGPGDRVEVDAHVDGESETYDVVLGENPRDGNGFLGVDIFPGTSGLLVTDFGIREYPAGTYLELLGGSGGGDAASPLSGLTDSPFTLVYVALVLPLASLVLGIPNFPGFTPSVTEFYVVEGTLAPLGDGVFILANVLFWAAWVNLQLGLFNCIPGYPLDGGRILRMCAEAVVSRLPVGDGERLVRTITTGIGLTMLASLLLMIFGPQLLS